One genomic window of Branchiostoma floridae strain S238N-H82 chromosome 4, Bfl_VNyyK, whole genome shotgun sequence includes the following:
- the LOC118414087 gene encoding TBC1 domain family member 2B-like encodes MEGNLVDLDVPDVRKDSIKVEKATPRAREGTLVDLDVGPPPVVVGKDPTTETTVEEKEIAKEPQSKLCGYLNKKGDRGLVKVFRQRWFVFEPRRCRLYYYKSSEDATALGSIDIAGASFSFDQGEQEGRAGHFEISSADRTFVLQAADHSTMMFWLQELQLRRRHYSQLRTSMARTFSTSAMASASVLPPKSGLLKQQGTPQEPSTQYQTVAPLINIDETSKGLATVNTNVSLTSDNGPEAKRWSADLENKHSDHQGHAKVMTSQPPPSPTRSGVNRMSGFASSLKKKLSGNRAVNQTENSATGSVPQNQENLLTLQDKVETLEQELEANQKVIKILHEQLSSAQQEKRSSDHFVQAGSEKERLELVRQKDRQLAELQKQLNETKMEREDMRLDLKLSERSSQELKEQLMMFQEMLQAKDQVIIQLTHQVDDLEHGQTVPTDTGDNSLLTIQQHSNPVSTADWMDDTQNLKDSLEAFKTQNRFLNNEILELNLLRNDDATREQLHLEKMSELEARYYQIKSKYLLLLNELHTPQRGGEESRTQEVISQLLDEAINVEGNEPVETAGRLQPLREEKFDRYGFSMEADLAEANPVVSRAGSLLRRSEEIQARSAEENISIGIKWENYFANIGDHDPVRLPELKSLIRAGIPHEYRERIWNWCVRLRVQDSRSQADGAAPNKSHYQHLHITNRGKFNPAGKQIELDLMRTLPHNVHYGSMESEGIQKLRRVLVAYSWHNPAIGYCQGLNRIVAIALLFMTEEDAFWCLVAIVEHIMPQDYFSKTLAGSQVDQRVFKDLLKEKLPHLSSHLDNYNVDLSLATFNWFLTIFVDGIPTDTMLRIWDAFLYEGSKVLFRYALAFFKASEEAILQQKDYMSIFKFLRQMPQTMVDTRRLAQIAFHDLNPFPRRNINARRLFHKENVWAELRELDAIREDFTSSYEQKTTDFLSDDES; translated from the exons ATGGAAGGAAATCTGGTGGATCTGGACGTCCCGGACGTCAGAAAAGATTCCATCAAAGTCGAGAAAGCAACGCCAAGAGCCAGGGAAGGAACTTTAGTTGACTTGGATGTGGGACCTcctcctgttgttgttggaaaagATCCTACCACCGAAACTACAGTAGAGGAAAAGGAAATAGCGAAAGAACCACAGTCAAAACTCTGCGGTTATCTGAACAAGAAGGGAGACAGAGGACTTGTCAAAGTTTTCAGGCAGCGATGGTTCGTCTTTGAGCCTAGGAGATGTCGTCTGTATTATTACAAGTCGTCGGAAGATGCGACGGCTCTTGGGTCCATTGACATCGCCGGGGCTTCTTTCTCGTTTGACCAGGGAGAGCAGGAAGGCAGGGCGGGGCACTTTGAGATCAGCTCCGCTGACCGGACATTCGTCCTACAG GCTGCTGACCATAGCACCATGATGTTCTGGTTGCAAGAGTTACAGCTGAGGAGGCGACACTACAGTCAGCTGCGCACCAGTATGGCACGGACGTTCTCCACTTCAGCCATGGCCTCTGCGTCCGTGTTACCACCCAAGAGCGGTTTACTGAAGCAGCAAGGTACCCCACAAG AACCATCCACACAGTACCAGACAGTGGCTCCTCTGATAAACATTGATGAAACCTCTAAAGGACTGGCTACTGTGAACACTAATGTGTCCTTAACTTCAGACAATGGTCCTGAAGCAAAACGGTGGTCAGCAGACTTGGAAAACAAGCACAGCGATCATCAAGGTCACGCCAAGGTCATGACATCAcagccacccccctcccctacaaggtcaggggtcaacagGATGTCAGGCTTTGCTAGCTCACTCAAGAAGAAACTATCAGGCAAcagagctgtcaatcaaaccgAGAACAGCGCAACAGGAAGTGTTCCTCAGAACCAGGAAAACCTCCTGACTCTTCAAGATAAGGTGGAAACCTTGGAGCAGGAATTGGAGGCCAACCAAAAGGTCATCAAGATTCTCCACGAGCAGTTATCGTCGGCGCAGCAGGAGAAGCGATCGAGCGACCATTTTGTGCAGGCGGGAAGCGAGAAGGAGAGACTAGAGCTGGtgagacagaaagacagacagctGGCAGAGCTGCAGAAACAGCTGAATGAAACTAAGATGGAGAGAGAAGACATGCGGTTGGACCTGAAGTTGAGTGAGAGATCCTCACAGGAACTGAAGGAACAACTGATGATGTTTCAGGAGATGCTGCAGGCCAAGGATCAg GTCATCATACAGCTGACCCACCAGGTGGACGATCTGGAACACGGCCAGACTGTCCCGACTGACACTGGAGACAACAGCCTGCTGACCATCCAGCAGCACAGCAACCCAGTCAGTACTGCAGACTggatggacgatactcaaaacctCAAg GATTCCTTAGAGGCATTCAAGACCCAGAACAGGTTCCTGAACAATGAGATCTTGGAGTTGAACTTGCTGAGAAATGACGATGCAACAAGGGAACAGCTTCATTTGGAAAAG ATGTCAGAACTGGAAGCCAGATATTACCAGATCAAGAGTAAGTACCTGCTGCTGCTGAACGAGCTGCACACCCCCCAGAGGGGTGGGGAGGAGAGCAGGACCCAGGAGGTCATCTCACAGCTGCTGGACGAGGCCATCAATGTGGAGGGGAACGAACCAGTGGAGACCGCCGGCAGGCTGCAACCATTAAG GGAAGAGAAGTTTGACCGTTACGGCTTCAGCATGGAAGCTGACCTGGCGGAAGCCAACCCTGTGGTCAGCAGGGCAGGGTCGTTACTGAGGAGGTCAGAGGAAATCCAGGCCAGGTCCGCAGAGGAAAATATATCCATTG GCATTAAATGGGAGAACTACTTTGCTAACATCGGGGATCATGACCCGGTACGCCTGCCCGAGTTGAAGTCACTGATCCGTGCTGGCATCCCCCATGAGTACCGTGAGCGGATCTGGAACTGGTGTGTGCGGCTTCGTGTCCAGGACAGCAGGAGCCAGGCCGATGGGGCGGCGCCCAACAAGTCACATTATCAACACCTCCACATTACCAACAG GGGGAAGTTCAACCCTGCTGGGAAACAGATTGAGCTGGACCTGATGCGGACCCTCCCGCACAACGTGCACTACGGGTCCATGGAGTCGGAGGGGATCCAGAAGCTCCGCAGGGTCCTGGTGGCGTACAGCTGGCACAACCCCGCCATCGGGTACTGTCAGGGGCTGAACAGGATCGTGGCCATAGCTTTGTTGTTTATGACGGAGGAGGACGCGTTCTGGTGCCTGGTGGCCATCGTGGAACACATCATGCCTCAGGACTACTTCAGCAAGACTCTGGCAGGGTCTCAG GTGGATCAAAGGGTATTTAAAGACCTACTGAAAGAGAAGTTACCACACCTGTCCAGTCACCTGGATAACTACAATGTGGACCTGTCCCTCGCCACCTTCAACTGGTTCCTCACTATCTTTGTGGACGGCATACCGACAGACACCATGTTGAG AATTTGGGATGCTTTCCTCTATGAGGGTTCGAAGGTCCTGTTCCGTTACGCTCTGGCATTCTTCAAAGCCAGTGAAGAAGCCATCTTACAACAGAAGGACTACATGTCTATCTTCAAGTTTCTTCGCCAGATGCCTCAAACCATGGTGGACACAAG ACGACTGGCCCAAATTGCTTTCCACGACCTCAACCCGTTCCCCAGACGCAACATCAACGCTCGGCGTTTGTTCCACAAGGAGAACGTCTGGGCGGAACTACGGGAGCTGGACGCCATCCGGGAAGACTTCACCAGTTCTTATGAGCAGAAAACAACAGACTTCCTAAGTGATGACGAGAGCTAG